In the Peptoclostridium acidaminophilum DSM 3953 genome, one interval contains:
- the atpB gene encoding F0F1 ATP synthase subunit A, whose amino-acid sequence MNGPEIVFHIGSFPISETVRNTWIVMLALTLFSYFGTRNLQRVPSKLQIVVEGIVGAINNLVKQNMGEKYANFAPFIGTVFLMFMISNLMGLLGFRAPTADLNTTVAMALVTFVLIHTNGIRSKGIGGWVKGFLEPLPALLPLNIIGELATPVSLSFRLFGNIAGGSIIMMLLYQVLRWLSVSVFGLPFGLFQIGIPAVLHIYFDLFAGVLQAFIFIMLTMVFVASAE is encoded by the coding sequence AAACAGTAAGAAACACTTGGATTGTAATGCTGGCTCTCACTCTGTTCTCGTATTTTGGAACGAGAAATCTGCAAAGAGTGCCAAGCAAGCTTCAAATTGTTGTCGAAGGAATTGTAGGAGCAATTAACAATCTTGTAAAGCAAAACATGGGCGAAAAATATGCTAATTTTGCGCCTTTTATAGGAACAGTATTTCTAATGTTTATGATTTCAAACCTGATGGGACTTTTAGGATTCAGGGCACCTACAGCAGACCTTAACACCACGGTTGCAATGGCACTTGTCACTTTTGTCTTGATACATACAAACGGTATAAGGTCAAAAGGTATAGGTGGATGGGTCAAGGGTTTCCTTGAACCGCTACCAGCACTTTTACCGCTTAACATCATAGGCGAGCTTGCGACACCAGTTTCGCTTAGCTTCCGTCTCTTCGGTAATATTGCCGGCGGATCAATCATCATGATGCTTCTTTATCAGGTGCTTCGTTGGTTGAGTGTATCAGTTTTCGGACTACCTTTTGGACTTTTCCAGATAGGTATTCCAGCGGTGCTTCACATCTACTTTGACTTGTTTGCAGGTGTACTTCAGGCATTTATATTCATAATGCTTACAATGGTATTTGTAGCAAGTGCTGAGTAA
- the atpE gene encoding ATP synthase F0 subunit C yields the protein MEAISGKALVLACSAVGAGVAMIAGVGAGIGQGYAAGKGAEAVGRQPEAQADIIRTMLLGAAVAESTGIYGLVVALILLFANPLINLL from the coding sequence ATGGAAGCAATATCAGGTAAGGCTCTAGTTTTAGCTTGTTCAGCAGTAGGAGCAGGTGTGGCAATGATAGCAGGTGTTGGTGCTGGTATAGGACAGGGATATGCAGCTGGTAAAGGTGCAGAGGCAGTTGGAAGACAGCCAGAAGCTCAAGCTGACATAATCAGAACAATGCTTCTTGGAGCAGCGGTTGCAGAGTCAACAGGTATATACGGCCTTGTTGTTGCACTTATACTTCTATTCGCTAACCCACTTATAAACCTATTGTAA
- the atpF gene encoding F0F1 ATP synthase subunit B, with translation MENFKPFIGMDFELIAQWANTLIMFLIIKKLLFKPVTAFMENRKLEVAGAFTEAEEATAKANQMRKEYELKIEEAKEEAREIVKDANLKAQNNADDIIKGAHEEAKRLAEKAQVEIARDRQKVLNELKDEISGMAVMAASKIIQKDIDKTQHEKLINDFIQEVGEAKWQN, from the coding sequence ATGGAGAATTTTAAACCTTTTATAGGTATGGACTTTGAACTTATAGCTCAATGGGCAAATACGCTTATAATGTTCCTCATAATTAAAAAGCTTCTTTTCAAACCTGTCACAGCTTTCATGGAGAATAGAAAGCTGGAGGTTGCCGGCGCATTTACTGAAGCTGAAGAGGCTACAGCCAAGGCCAACCAGATGAGAAAAGAATACGAGCTTAAAATAGAGGAAGCTAAGGAAGAGGCTAGAGAGATAGTTAAGGATGCCAACTTAAAAGCGCAAAACAACGCAGATGACATCATAAAGGGTGCGCATGAAGAGGCAAAAAGACTAGCTGAAAAAGCTCAGGTAGAAATAGCTAGGGACAGACAAAAAGTTCTTAACGAGCTTAAGGATGAAATATCGGGAATGGCAGTTATGGCCGCTTCTAAGATAATTCAGAAGGATATAGATAAAACTCAGCATGAGAAGCTTATAAATGACTTTATTCAAGAGGTAGGGGAAGCTAAATGGCAGAATTAG
- a CDS encoding F0F1 ATP synthase subunit delta encodes MAELVARRYAGALFEVGLEENKLDSFEQELEVIAAAFSENKEFSDIFKAPMVPKEEKKSLIENIFKGKASDETVNFIKILIDKDRISVLDEISTEFAKLVNEHNNIEEAVAVSAVPIAEDKLEALKVQLAKVTGKSIKIKNEINPSVMGGILVRIGNEEIDGTVKGRLDRLKDELHQIIA; translated from the coding sequence ATGGCAGAATTAGTTGCTAGAAGATATGCTGGCGCCCTTTTCGAAGTAGGACTTGAAGAGAATAAGCTTGATTCTTTTGAACAAGAGCTTGAAGTTATAGCTGCTGCATTTAGCGAAAACAAGGAATTCAGCGACATTTTCAAAGCTCCTATGGTGCCAAAAGAAGAAAAGAAAAGCCTTATTGAAAACATTTTCAAAGGCAAGGCTTCTGATGAAACAGTGAATTTTATAAAAATCCTTATAGACAAGGACAGAATAAGTGTTCTGGATGAGATAAGCACAGAGTTTGCTAAGCTTGTAAATGAGCACAACAACATTGAAGAAGCAGTAGCCGTTTCAGCAGTTCCTATCGCTGAAGACAAGCTGGAAGCACTTAAGGTGCAGCTTGCAAAAGTTACTGGCAAGAGCATAAAAATAAAGAACGAAATAAATCCAAGTGTTATGGGTGGAATTCTAGTAAGAATAGGAAACGAAGAGATAGATGGTACTGTAAAAGGACGTCTAGATAGACTAAAGGATGAATTACACCAGATAATAGCATAA